A stretch of the Leopardus geoffroyi isolate Oge1 chromosome B2, O.geoffroyi_Oge1_pat1.0, whole genome shotgun sequence genome encodes the following:
- the LOC123609659 gene encoding olfactory receptor 2W1-like, translating into MNKSNGSSMTDFILLGFSDRPQLEHIISGVVFIFYIVTLVGNTTIILVSNLDSQLHTPMYFFLSNLSFLDLCYATSIIPQMLVNLWGPTKSITYGGCVLQFFFALDLGATECLLLAVMAYDRYAAVCQPLHYTVIMHPQLCQKMVLVAWLGGLGSALILCSLTLKLPRCGHREVDNFFCEMPALLKMACVYSKVIEVIVYALGVIFLLVPLLLILISYTVITQAVMRIKSTARWSRVLNTCGSHLTVVTLFYGTLIYMYMKPQNSTSQDEGKFFTLFYTIVTPTLNPLIYTLRNKDVKSAVKRILCAEKWSAKS; encoded by the coding sequence ATGAACAAAAGCAATGGAAGTTCCATGACAGACTTCATCCTGCTGGGGTTTTCTGATCGGCCCCAATTAGAACACATCATCTCTGGGGTTGTCTTCATCTTCTATATTGTGACTCTGGTAGGAAACACAACCATCATCCTTGTATCTAACCTAGACAGCCAGCTCCATACTCCTATGTATTTCTTCCTATCCAATTTGTCTTTTCTGGACCTCTGTTATGCAACTAGCATTATCCCACAGATGCTGGTAAATCTATGGGGTCCAACAAAGTCTATTACCTATGGAGGGTGTGTGCTCCAATTCTTCTTTGCCCTTGACTTGGGAGCCACAGAATGTCTTCTCTTGGCTGTGATGGCCTATGATCGCTACGCCGCTGTCTGTCAACCTCTTCACTACACAGTAATAATGCACCCTCAACTTTGCCAAAAGATGGTGCTTGTCGCCTGGTTAGGTGGTCTTGGCAGTGCCTTAATTCTTTGCTCCTTGACTCTGAAACTGCCAAGATGTGGGCACCGGGAGGTGGACAATTTTTTCTGTGAGATGCCAGCATTGCTCAAGATGGCTTGTGTCTACTCAAAAGTAATTGAGGTCATTGTCTATGCTCTTGGAGTGATATTTCTTCTAGTACCTCTATTACTAATTCTAATCTCATACACAGTTATCACTCAAGCTGTCATGAGGATCAAGTCAACAGCAAGGTGGAGTAGGGTCCTTAATACCTGTGGTTCCCACCTCACAGTAGTAACTCTGTTTTATGGAACACTCATTTATATGTACATGAAGCCACAGAATAGCACATCCCAAGATGAGGGGAAGTTCTTTACACTCTTTTACACAATTGTTACACCTACCCTTAACCCTTTAATCTACACTTTAAGGAACAAAGATGTAAAGAGTGCAGTAAAGAGAATACTGTGTGCAGAAAAATGGTCAGCAAAGTCATGA